In a genomic window of Drosophila takahashii strain IR98-3 E-12201 chromosome 3L, DtakHiC1v2, whole genome shotgun sequence:
- the Pgant6 gene encoding N-acetylgalactosaminyltransferase 6: MRRPNLKWIVKASLLLLISLTLFIVITSWISSSPYTNKPVHHGGVEPMPENAGLSGDVQPRLPAIRQPEVKKEQEPDFEEDPELQKVDEPEPGDAEVHNPRPADDEPAQQPQEELQMAPPADASVKKDWHDYTAMEKDAKRVGLGEKGKAATLDDESQRDLEKRMSLENGFNALLSDSISVNRSLPDIRHPLCRKKEYVTKLPTVSVIIIFYNEYLSVLMRSVHSLINRSPPELLKEIILVDDHSDREYLGHDLEAYIAEHFKWVRVVRLPKRTGLIGARAAGARNATAEVLIFLDSHVEANYNWLPPLLEPIALNKRTAVCPFIDVIDHKNFNYRAQDEGARGAFDWEFFYKRLPLLEEDLKHPADPFKSPVMAGGLFAISTEFFWELGGYDEGLDIWGGEQYELSFKIWMCGGEMYDAPCSRIGHIYRGPRNHQPSPRKGDYLHKNYKRVAEVWMDEYKNYLYSHGDGLYESVDPGDLTAQKAIRTKLKCKSFKWFMEEVAFDLMKTYPPIDPPSYAMGAIQSVGNTNLCLDTMGRKKHNKMGMYQCANDIKIPQRTQFWELSWKRDLRLRRKKECLDVQIWDANAPVWLWDCHMQGGNQYWYYDYRQKLLKHGTEGRRCLELLPFSQEVVANKCDPENRFQHWNFGSYNQTALDNYSQDLVLSL, from the exons ATGCGGCGACCCAATCTCAAGTGGATAGTGAAGgcctcgctgctgctgctgatctcCCTCACACTCTTCATAGTGATCACCAGCTGGATCTCCTCCAGTCCGTACACCAATAAGCCCGTTCATCATGGTGGCGTGGAGCCAATGCCCGAAAATGCTGGTCTCTCCGGCGATGTGCAGCCCAGGTTGCCAGCTATAAGGCAGCCAGAGGTTAAAAAGGAACAGGAACCGGATTTTGAAGAGGATCCCGAGCTGCAAAAGGTGGATGAACCGGAACCAGGCGATGCGGAGGTCCATAATCCGCGACCAGCGGACGATGAACCCGCGCAGCAGCCACAGGAGGAGCTACAGATGGCTCCGCCGGCGGATGCTTCGGTGAAGAAGGATTGGCACGACTACACGGCCATGGAGAAGGATGCCAAGCGAGTGGGTCTCGGCGAGAAGGGCAAGGCCGCCACGCTGGACGATGAATCGCAGCGGGATTTGGAGAAACGCATGTCCCTGGAAAACGGATTTAATGCCCTGCTCTCGGATTCCATATCGGTCAACCGCTCGCTGCCCGACATCCGTCATCCTCT CTGCCGCAAGAAAGAGTACGTGACCAAGCTGCCCACTGTCAGTGTGATCATAATTTTCTACAACGAATACCTGAGCGTGCTGATGCGCTCGGTTCACAGCCTGATCAACCGCTCGCCGCCGGAGCTGCTGAAGGAAATAATCCTAGTGGACGATCACAGCGATCGGGAGTATTTGGGTCACGATCTGGAGGCCTACATTGCGGAGCATTTCAAGTGGGTTCGCGTGGTGCGGCTGCCAAAGCGCACGGGTTTGATTGGCGCGCGAGCAGCGGGCGCTAGGAATGCCACTGCCGAGGTGCTCATCTTCCTGGACTCGCACGTCGAGGCCAACTACAACTGGTTGCCACCGCTGCTGGAACCGATTGCCCTCAACAAACGCACTGCCGTTTGTCCCTTTATCGATGTAATAGATCACAAGAACTTCAACTACCGGGCGCAGGATGAGGGAGCCCGCGGCGCCTTCGACTGGGAGTTCTTCTACAAACGGCTGCCTTTGCTGGAGGAGGATCTCAAGCACCCGGCCGATCCCTTCAAGAGTCCCGTCATGGCCGGCGGTCTGTTTGCCATTTCCACGGAGTTCTTCTGGGAACTGGGCGGCTACGACGAGGGTCTGGACATCTGGGGCGGCGAGCAGTACGAGCTGAGCTTCAAGATCTGGATGTGCGGCGGTGAGATGTACGATGCTCCGTGCTCTCGCATCGGTCATATATATCGCGGGCCTCGCAACCATCAGCCGAGTCCCAGGAAGGGCGACTATTTGCACAAG AACTACAAGCGCGTTGCGGAGGTTTGGATGGACGAGTACAAGAACTACCTGTACAGCCACGGCGATGGACTGTACGAGAGTGTGGATCCTGGAGATCTGACCGCCCAGAAGGCCATTCGCACAAAGCTGAAGTGCAAGTCCTTCAAGTGGTTCATGGAGGAGGTGGCCTTTGATCTGATGAAGACCTATCCGCCCATAGATCCGCCCTCGTATGCCATGGGCGCCATACAGAGTGTGGGAAATACGAACCTTTGCCTGGACACGATGGGCCGGAAGAAGCACAACAAGATGGGGATGTATCAGTGTGCCAACGATATAAAGATACCGCAGCGGACGCAGTTCTGGGAGCTGAGCTGGAAACGAGACTTGCGGCTGAGGCGAAAGAAGGAGTGCCTGGACGTACAGATCTGGGATGCCAATGCGCCCGTCTGGCTGTGGGACTGTCATATGCAGGGTGGCAATCAGTACTGGTACTACGACTACCGCCAGAAGCTGCTGAAGCACGGAACGGAGGGCAGAAGGTGCCTGGAGTTGCTGCCCTTCTCACAGGAGGTGGTGGCCAACAAATGCGATCCGGAGAATCGATTCCAGCACTGGAACTTTGGCTCCTACAATCAAACGGCGCTGGACAACTACTCGCAGGACCTCGTCCTCAGCCTTTAA
- the mRpS35 gene encoding small ribosomal subunit protein mS35 — protein MSASLTRLWERLPLKKQAAQSSIRVFSNQEQQQQPEVDDDEEFRVLSLRTVKQQFQRRQQVRRDPITPPRTGRMAVDQDWTAVWPGPRSFHPASVPLPLRQGFTERGAAAPSKFANAELMKIPNFLHLTPPAIRQQCEAIKKFCTPWPKGLETEAKWQRHFPVEVTTTDFCHSLPTIRNPEARKVTIKLKLSDLKFDSHARDKFLRLVGDRYNKETDILTFVTDRCPQKKQNYDYALYLLTACYHESFVTEPWEASKSEADMEVYLFDSNQSKLSAEGILNWNAKEGAPKVAPSKSYADCVEQLINEGENEYNLGKYKEEVKKLLNIA, from the exons ATGTCGGCCAGTTTGACTCGCTTGTGGGAGCGCCTGCCACTCAAAAAGCAGGCGGCGCAGAGCAGTATCCGTGTTTTTTCCaaccaggagcagcagcagcagccagaaGTCGACGACGATGAAG AATTCCGAGTGCTCAGTCTGCGGACGGTGAAGCAGCAGTTCCAGCGGCGCCAGCAGGTGCGCAGGGATCCCATCACGCCGCCGCGCACCGGACGCATGGCGGTGGATCAGGATTGGACGGCCGTTTGGCCAGGACCGCGCTCCTTCCATCCGGCCAGTGTCCCCCTGCCACTTCGCCAGGGATTCACGGAACGCGGAGCGGCGGCCCCATCGAAATTCGCCAACGCGGAGCTGATGAAAATACCCAACTTTCTGCATTTGACACCGCCGGCCATTCGTCAGCAATGCGAAGCCATCAAGAAATTCTGCACGCCGTGGCCCAAAGGACTGGAAACGGAGGCCAAGTGGCAGCGTCACTTCCCCGTCGAGGTCACCACCACGGACTTTTGTCACAGTTTGCCCACCATCAGGAATCCGGAGGCCCGGAAGGTCACCATCAAGCTAAAACTCTCGGATCTTAAGTTCGATTCGCATGCCAGGGACAAGTTCCTGCGTCTCGTGGGCGATCGTTATAACAAGGAGACGGACATCCTCACCTTTGTCACGGATCGGTGTCCGCAAAAGAAGCAAAACTACGATTATGCTCTGTATTTACTCACCGCTTGCTATCACGAATCCTTTGTCACCGAACCCTGGGAGGCCAGCAAATCGGAGGCCGACATGGAGGTCTATCTGTTCGACAGCAACCAGTCGAAGCTCTCCGCCGAGGGAATCCTCAACTGGAACGCCAAGGAGGGAGCGCCCAAGGTGGCTCCGAGTAAATCGTATGCCGATTGTGTGGAGCAACTGATTAACGAGGGCGAGAACGAGTATAACCTGGGCAAATACAAGGAGGAGGTCAAGAAATTGCTGAACATTGCTTAG